The genomic region GTCTGTTCGCCAAGGTGGCGCGGCAGTTCCTGCCGGAGGGCGGTTGACGGCGAAGGGGTCGGATCGCGGAATGGCGAATCCAGGGGACCCGGGCGACGAGGCGGGACGCGTCGCCAGGCTCGCGGGCGAACTGCTCGCCGTACTAGCCGAGAAGGTGCGGGCAGCCGGTCCCGAGTCCGTACGTGTCCTCACGGAGGAGGAGCTTCAGCGGCACCAGTTGAACTGGTTCCGCGCGGGCTGGGAGGAACACGCTCGCGCGACCGGCCTGGAAGGGCAGGCCCGACCCGGGGGCGGCGCCGCCGGGCATCCCGACAGCGAGGACTTCCCGGTACCGCCCTCCGCCCGCCTCCTCCATTTCCCTCTCCCTCAGCGCCCGCTGGATGACGAGGGCGGAGACGGAGACGGAGACGGGCACGGGGGCGGGGGCGGGAGGGCCTGATCGGGGGAGGGGCAGCCCCCCGAACCCCCCGCTCCTCAAACGCCGGAGGGGCTAACCAGTAGCCCGTCCGGCGTTTGAGGACGAGGCCGTTCAGGCCGACAGCGGGGGTCTGGGGCGGCAGCCCCCAGGGACGGGAAGGGCAGGGGCGGCGGGCGGGGGCGAGGTCACCGAGTCGGGCGACACACCGTCGGCTCGTCGAAGATCTCGGCGAGGTCGCAGGCCAACTCGGCCTCCCAGTCGGCAGCGTCGGCACCGGTCAAGTCCTCCACGGCCGTCACACCCGTACCCGTGGCCATACCCGCACCAGTACCCGCAGGGGTCAGTATGGGCGGCGGCGTCGGCGACGGCGTCAGCGCCGCCTGGAGCCAGGAGTCGAGATCGCGTTCCGTGTAGCTCTCGACGCAGGCGACGATCGCCTCGCGGAGGGTGGCGGTATCGGTGAGCCCGGCGAGCTCGGGCCAGTCGACGTCGCACGGGTCGGGGACGAGGACGGGCGCGGACACGGGCGCGAGGACGGACGCGGGCGTGAGGACGGGCGCGTACCGCGATACGCCACCGCTATCGGCCGTCGAGGCCGTCGCGGGCGTAGCGGCCGTCATGGCCGTCACGGCCAGGCAGCCCGCCGCCAGGAGCGGTATGAGGCATCGGGAGAGCGTGCGCATGAGGACTCCAGAGTGAAGGGAGACATGAGGGAGGGACGAGCCGCCGGTTCCGGCAACTCCTCCTGGCAACTCCTCCCAGCAACTTCCGAGAACCGCGCCACCGCAATCCGTACGCGGCCGAACAGGTGCCCGCGCTGACCCGACGGTGTGTTTCCGGCCACTTCCGCCCCAGGCGCGCCCCACCCTCGCCCAAGCCCTGGCCTGCACCCTCGTCCCTCTTGTCCTCCTCGTGTGCCTTGCCCCGCCCCAGGTGCGACGAGTCTGTGCACTCCCACGCGATGGATTTCCCCCACATCACCCCGGTCTCTCCACAGGTTTCTGTTGCTATCTCGTTAGCGGGTACTCCTTGACGCCCCGGAAACCCCAGCGTTGGCTTTTGGACACTGGGTACGCACAGTTGCGCCCTCGTCCGGAAGGCACCCCAAGTGAACACCGCAATACGCCGTACCGCCGTAGCCGTCACGGCTTCCACACTCAGCCTCACGCTCGCCGCGTGCGGGGCGCTGGGCGGGAGTGGTGACGGCAGCGACGCGAGCCCGACCAAGGGCGACGACATCACGGTGGGGCTGCTGCTGCCGGAGAAGGCGAACTCGCGCTATGAGAAGTTCGACTACCCCATCATCAAGAAGAAGGTCGACACCATCACCAACGGCAAGGGGAAGGTCGTCTACGCGAACGCCGAGCAGGACGCGGACCAGCAGAACCAGCAGCTCGCGCAGATGGTGGACGACAAGGTCGACGTACTCCTCGTGGACGCGGTGGACTCCAAGGCCATCGCCTCCGGGGTGACGAAGGCCAAGGAAGCGGGCATTCCCGTCATCGCGTACGACCGGCTGGCCGAGGGGCCCATCGATGCGTACGTCTCGTTCGACAACGAGGCGGTCGGCCAGGTGCAGGGCCGGGCCCTCGCCGACGAGCTCAACGGCGGCAAGACGCAGAAGATCATCATGATGAACGGCGCGGTGACGGACCCGAACGCCGCCCAGTTCAAGAAGGGCGCCCTCGGCGAACTCAGCGGCAAGGTGACCATCGCCAAGTCCTACGACACCAAGGACTGGAAGCCGTCGAACGCGCGCGCCAACATGATGGCGGCGATCTCCTCCGTCGGCGCCGGCAACATCGCCGGGGTGTACTCCGCCAACGACGGCATGGCCGGAGGCATCATCTCCGCGCTGAAGGCGGCCGGAGTCACCGAGTTGCCGCCGATCACCGGTCAGGACGCGGAGCTGGACGCGGTGCAGCGCGTCGTCATCGGCGATCAGTTCATGAGCGTCTACAAGCCCTACCCGCAGGAGGCCGAGACCGCCGCCGAGATGGCCGTGGCCCGGGTCCGCGGCTTCGGCATCGAGTTCGACTCCCTCACCCCCGACAAGGCCACCAGCCCCACGAACAAGAACATCCCGGCCAACCTCCTCCAGGTCTCCGCGCTGACCAAGGACACCATCGAGTCGACGGTCCTCCGGGACGGCATCTACACGGCCGACCAGATCTGCACGGCCAAGTACAAGGCGGCCTGCGACTCCCTCGGCATCAAGTAACGCCTCGGCAGCGTCACTGTTCCGGTCGACGCGCGTAACCGGGGCGGTTCAGGCGCTCTCACGCCACCCGCGTGAACTCCACCGTCACCTCCGGCGGTCCTCCGGCCACCCCCCGGTACACGCCCTTGTGCGGGGTCACGTCGTCGTAGTCGCGGCCGCGGCCGACCACGACGTGGGACTCGTTGGCGCGGGTGCGGTTGGTGGGGTCGTGGCCGGTCCAGTCGCCCGCCCAGTACTCGATCCAGGCGTGGCTCTGCCCGGCGACGGGCCGGTGCAGTTCCGCGTCCCGCTCGGGGTGCAGGTAGCCGGACACGTACCGGGTCGGCAGCCCCAGGGCCCGGAGCAGTCCGGCCGTGAGGTGGGCGATGTCCTGGCAGACGCCCGCGCCCTGTTCCCAGGCCTCGGCGGCGCTGGTGTTCACGCCGGTGGAGCCCGGGATGTACGAGACCCGGTCGGCGACCAGGTCCGAGACCGCGACCGCCGTCTCGTGCGGGTCCAGGCCCGCCGCCGCCGTGCGGGCCCGCTCGATCAGCTCCTCGGGGACGGCCGTACGGGACGTCTGCACCGCCTGCTCCAACAGGCGGGAGTTCGCCACCCGTTCGGCCACTTCGGCCCAGGTCGGGGTGGTCGGCAGGGCGGCCGGCGGGGCCGTCTCCACCAGGCTCACCGCAGTGATCGTCAGGTCCTCGTGCGGCTCCATCAGGTCGAAACCGGTGACCTGGGTGCCCCAGTAGTCCCAGTACGACCAGGTCGGCGTGGACGGGTTGACCAGGACACGGGCGTCCAGCGTCGTCTGGCCCGGCAGCGTCAGCGGGGTCATACGGACCTCGTTGTGGGAGCGGACCGCGGCCTGCGCGTACGAGACGCGGGTGATGTGCCGGATGCGGAGCCGACGAGTCATCGCCGCGCTCGTGTGGGAGTCCATACTCATGTTCGCGTTCATGTTCTCGCTCATGCTCATGCTCCTTCCTGGGCCCACTCGACCGGCCCCTGGTACGGGAAGAACCTCTCCGCGACCGCCTCGGCCGATGCCATGCAGGACGTCTGCAACTCCCGTAGGAGGGACGGGAGTACGTCCTCCAGGGCCGTCGAGTCCAGGTATTCGAGGCGGGTGCGCATTCTGCCGATCGGGCGGCGCGCCGGGTCCTGGCGCGGGCGGCCGAGCGCCGCCAGGCACTCCTCCGCCGTGGTCAGCGCGTGCAGCACCGAACGCGGGAACTCCCGGTCCATGATGAGGAATTCGGCCACCCGGGCCGTGTCCCCGAAACCGCCGTACACCCGCGCGTACGCCTCGTCCGCCCCGCTCGCGCTGAGCAGCGTCGGCCAGTCGGGCGCGTGCGCCGCGTCCAACACCCGTACGGACAGCAGTCGTACGGTCATGTCCACCCGCTCCAGGCTCCTGCCGAGGACCACGAAACGCCAGCTGTCGTCCCGGCTCATCGTCGAGTCGGCGAGCCCGCAGAAGAGCGCGGCCCGCCGGCGGACCAGCTCCAGATAGGCGTACGGGCCGGTGCGGCGGGCGGCGAGACGCTGGTCGGCGAGGGCGTGCCAGGTGGAGTTGAGGCACTCCCACATCTCGGAGGACACCGCCTCGCGGGCGCTGCGCGCGTTCAGCCGGGCGGCGCCCAGCGCGCCCTCGATGGAACAGGTCGAGCGGGCGTCGAAGGCCAGCTGGTCCAGGACCTGTTGCATGTCGACGGGGTCGGTGCCCGCGTCGACGCCGAGGATCGCGTACAACGAGCGGCAGGCCACGTCCTCGTCCCGCCAGGGGTCTTCGAGGAGCCGGTGCAGATACGCGTCGAGGATGCGGCCGGTGGCGTCGGCCCGTTCGACATAGCGGCCCGTCCAGGTCAGCGCCTCGGCGATGCGGGAGAGGATCACGTCGTTCACGGCCGTACCTCCTGCTGCGTGTGCGGCTTGAGCGGGCTGAGCGGCTATAGCGGCTTGAGCGGCTTGAGCGGCTTGAGTTGCGGACGCTCCGTGCGGGGGTGTCATTGCTGCTGCGCCCCTTCCTGAGGGACGAGGCGGTCGCCGTCGGGGCCGAGCTGGCGCGGGGCGACCTCGGGCAGGGCGCCCGTGGGCTCCGCCGACGGTCCCTCCGCCGGTCCCTCCGCGAGGACCCAGGTGTCCTTGGAACCGCCGCCCTGGCTGGAGTTGACGATGAGGTTGCCCTCCTGGAGCGCGACCCGGGTGAGCCCGCCGGGCAGCACCCACACGTCGCTGCCGTCGTTCACGGCGAACGGCCGGAGGTCGATGTGGCGCGGAGCCATCCGCTCGCCCGCGAGGGTGGGGGAGGTGGACAGGGCGACCGGCCGCTGGGCGATCCACCCGCGAGGATCGGCGGCAACCTCTTTGCGTACGCGATCCAGGGTCTGCCGGTCGGCGTGCGGTCCGATGACGATGCCCTGTCCGCCGGCGCCGTCGACCGGCTTCACGACGAGCTGGTCGAGCTGGTCGAGGACGGCCTCCAACTGCCCCGGCTCGTCGGGGCGAAACGATTCGACATTGGGGAGGACCGGTTCCTCGGACAGGTAGTACCGGATGAGATCGGGAACGTACGTGTAGAGCAGCTTGTCGTCCGCGATGCCGTTGCCCACGGCGTTCGCGAGTGTGATGTTCCCGGCCTGGGCGGCGTTCATGATGCCGGGGCAGCCGATCACCGAGTCGGGCCGGAAGTGCAGCGGGTCGAGGAAGTCGTCGTCGAGCCGCCGGTATACGACATGGACGGGCATCTCGCCCCGCGTGGTCCGCATCCACACCCGGTTCCCACGGCAGACCAGATCGTGCCCCTCGACCAGCTGCACGCCCATCAGCCGTGCCAGCAGGGCGTGTTCGAAGTAGGCGGCGTTGTTCGGACCGGGGGTGAGCACGACGACGCGCGGGTCGCCGACCCCGTCGGGCGCGGACGCGCGCAGCGCCGCGAGCAGCCGCTGCCCGTACCCGTCGACCGGCAGCACATGCTGCTCGGCGAAGAGCGAGGGGAAGATCCGGGTCATCGCCCGCCGGTTCTCGATGACGTACGAGACCCCGGACGGCACCCGGACGTTGTCCTCCAGAACCCGGAAGTCACCGGCCTCGTCCCGTACGAGATCGATGCCGGCGACGTGGATGCGTACGCCGCCCGGGGGCTCCACCCCGTGCGCGGCCCGGTGGAAGTGGGGGGAGTTGAGGAGGAGCCGCCAGGGCACGACCCCGTCCTCGAAGGCCCGGCACGGCCCGTACGCGTCGGCGAGGTAGGCCTCAAGGGCCCTGACCCGTTGAGAAACCCCGCGCTGAATGAGATCCCACTCCATCGCGTCCAGCACGCGCGGCACGAGGTCCAGCGGCCAGGGCCGCTCCTCCCCCGCGAACGCGTACGTCACGCCCCGGTCCGTGAACGACCGGGCCATCTGATCGGCCCTGAACCGAAGTTCGGCCGGTTCCATCGGTTGAAGCGCCGCCAGCACCGGCTCATAGGCGGCCCTGACCTCACCCGGCCGCTCAAACATCTCGTCCCACGCGTCGGCCAACGCGTATGCGTCAAATATGTCCGCCATGGCCTGACGTTAAGTGTGGTATGTAACGCGCCGATCACTCGGTTATTTCGGGGAGCTCACGGGAGGCGGGGTTCCCAGTGGCGCGGCGAGCGCGCTGTCTGTTGCAGGTGGGCACGCTTTCCCGGGGGCCCGCCAGGGTGAGCGTCCGGAGCAGCCACTCGACGGGGCGGTATCGCAATCGGGCCGGCCACGCTGTGCTCACGGCAAGTTGAAGGCCTTACACGGCGCAGGCGAGCACAGTCACCGCGGTCGCGCCGATGTGCCC from Streptomyces sp. NBC_00878 harbors:
- a CDS encoding circularly permuted type 2 ATP-grasp protein, translating into MADIFDAYALADAWDEMFERPGEVRAAYEPVLAALQPMEPAELRFRADQMARSFTDRGVTYAFAGEERPWPLDLVPRVLDAMEWDLIQRGVSQRVRALEAYLADAYGPCRAFEDGVVPWRLLLNSPHFHRAAHGVEPPGGVRIHVAGIDLVRDEAGDFRVLEDNVRVPSGVSYVIENRRAMTRIFPSLFAEQHVLPVDGYGQRLLAALRASAPDGVGDPRVVVLTPGPNNAAYFEHALLARLMGVQLVEGHDLVCRGNRVWMRTTRGEMPVHVVYRRLDDDFLDPLHFRPDSVIGCPGIMNAAQAGNITLANAVGNGIADDKLLYTYVPDLIRYYLSEEPVLPNVESFRPDEPGQLEAVLDQLDQLVVKPVDGAGGQGIVIGPHADRQTLDRVRKEVAADPRGWIAQRPVALSTSPTLAGERMAPRHIDLRPFAVNDGSDVWVLPGGLTRVALQEGNLIVNSSQGGGSKDTWVLAEGPAEGPSAEPTGALPEVAPRQLGPDGDRLVPQEGAQQQ
- a CDS encoding sugar ABC transporter substrate-binding protein, with amino-acid sequence MNTAIRRTAVAVTASTLSLTLAACGALGGSGDGSDASPTKGDDITVGLLLPEKANSRYEKFDYPIIKKKVDTITNGKGKVVYANAEQDADQQNQQLAQMVDDKVDVLLVDAVDSKAIASGVTKAKEAGIPVIAYDRLAEGPIDAYVSFDNEAVGQVQGRALADELNGGKTQKIIMMNGAVTDPNAAQFKKGALGELSGKVTIAKSYDTKDWKPSNARANMMAAISSVGAGNIAGVYSANDGMAGGIISALKAAGVTELPPITGQDAELDAVQRVVIGDQFMSVYKPYPQEAETAAEMAVARVRGFGIEFDSLTPDKATSPTNKNIPANLLQVSALTKDTIESTVLRDGIYTADQICTAKYKAACDSLGIK
- a CDS encoding transglutaminase family protein; the protein is MTRRLRIRHITRVSYAQAAVRSHNEVRMTPLTLPGQTTLDARVLVNPSTPTWSYWDYWGTQVTGFDLMEPHEDLTITAVSLVETAPPAALPTTPTWAEVAERVANSRLLEQAVQTSRTAVPEELIERARTAAAGLDPHETAVAVSDLVADRVSYIPGSTGVNTSAAEAWEQGAGVCQDIAHLTAGLLRALGLPTRYVSGYLHPERDAELHRPVAGQSHAWIEYWAGDWTGHDPTNRTRANESHVVVGRGRDYDDVTPHKGVYRGVAGGPPEVTVEFTRVA
- a CDS encoding alpha-E domain-containing protein, producing MNDVILSRIAEALTWTGRYVERADATGRILDAYLHRLLEDPWRDEDVACRSLYAILGVDAGTDPVDMQQVLDQLAFDARSTCSIEGALGAARLNARSAREAVSSEMWECLNSTWHALADQRLAARRTGPYAYLELVRRRAALFCGLADSTMSRDDSWRFVVLGRSLERVDMTVRLLSVRVLDAAHAPDWPTLLSASGADEAYARVYGGFGDTARVAEFLIMDREFPRSVLHALTTAEECLAALGRPRQDPARRPIGRMRTRLEYLDSTALEDVLPSLLRELQTSCMASAEAVAERFFPYQGPVEWAQEGA